Genomic DNA from Triticum dicoccoides isolate Atlit2015 ecotype Zavitan chromosome 4B, WEW_v2.0, whole genome shotgun sequence:
ggatgtcaagtcggcgaagcgtgtaatttcgcggcaacttatggcgttgaggattccggtgtccgtgcagttgttatagaagaatgaaattgcttcttcctcacggcagtcctttatcctgttcataaccaggaggaatctggcccaatagtggtgtactgtttccccgggcacttgccgtatttgggataaatccctgatagttgggtgggcgggtggatttaaatccggaaccttgcccgataaaagattcaggggccaagaagtttccgaattcggaagcttgctttcttggacattattcaatgaatcagtcctgctgcctgactttaggttcaggacttgggcaacatcctcccctccatgggtatccggcttggaggggtcgggaatccggacacatctggtccttagagcggacgaagatgcgccgcattgttcttccaccacttcaacgtggtgggtgacctggggagagccgatctctctctgatcgggtttaagcccaatctggccgtaatctgtagcgactcccagggcggcaatgcgatccaggagctcattcagggaagagagctccgtcggatctaactactcggcgagttccgagctgatgtgaagatagcTTTCGATggtccgagaggtcatcgtcggcgcggcggccgaataggcggtcaccaaaaacctgcctagccggagagtttggccgacagccaaagctcctttagcaacagtgtcgtctttaaagacggggtgcggcatccttcctgacggcgacgacacagaggaactctcaatgaaagcaccaatgtcggtgtcaaaaccggcggatctcgggtagggggtcccgaactatgcgtctaggcggatggtaacaggagacaagagacactatgtttttacccaggttcgggccctctcgatggaggtaaaaccctagtcctgcttgattaatattgatgatatggatagtacaagagtggatctaccacgagatcagagaggctaaaccctagaagctagcctatggtatgattgttgttcgtcctacggactaaaactctccggtttatatagacaccggagagggctagggttacacagagtcggttacaatgggaggagatcttcatatcgtattgccaagcttgccttccacgccaaggaaagtcccatccggacacgggacggagtcttcaatcttgtatcttcatagtttgggagtccggccaaaggtcatagtccagccatccggacaccccctaatccaggactacctcaccgggcattgacccagaaaagtgtgttcggccagagtaatcaagcgtgctggaaaacgtggtgcacccctgcaggaaagattatctattaatagtcgtgtccacaGTAACAGACGTTCAGACTTatctcctgatcttatacaactacaaatggatacttgagatttttggctccgggattgctttctcgcagggagtcgaggaaggatctctgggcattaatgttacaacatgtttgttaaaccaACCCAGCGAAGCATTACGTACAAATCCGTTATGATACCAATATGGAATGTCGTTAGCTGTAGCCGCATTCGCGCTAAAGTGAATAATGCAAGTATTTAATGCGACAACTGCCCTAGCTAGAATAATGACAAAAGATGCCATCACGCAACTTTTAGGCGCAAGAAAAGGTATAGCTTAGTCTTTTAATAAACTATTTGTTAAATGACGTTATGCATGTGCCATGTACTATAGTTATCTAAGCCCAAGTTCGCCTTTATCTCTCTATTAGTTTGATTAGGGTTGTACCTAAGGGTGTCGGCCATGCATGCAATCCTATATATATANNNNNNNNNNNNNNNNNNNNNNNNNNNNNNNNNNNNNNNNNNNNNNNNNNNNNNNNNNNNNNNNNNNNNNNNNNNNNNNNNNNNNNNNNNNNNNNNNNNNNNNNNNNNNNNNNNNNNNNNNNNNNNNNNNNNNNNNNNNNNNNNNNNNNNNNNNNNNNNNNNNNNNNNNNNNNNNNATACAATTGTGTTGCCTAAAATCTCTTTCTACATGATATCAGCCTAACCAGCTATCCTCTACCCTAGCCTttcgcaccctaaaccctaaggaGTCGCCATCGCTAGTTCTTCGAGCTGCCGTCGCCGCTACCTCCTAGCATAGCCGTAGCCAGCCACGACACTTCGACTgccagggggtgggggaggggggttgAATGAcggcatgcatgtgcaaagtactaTAGTTATCTAACCTATGTTCTCCCTTATCTCTCTATTAGTTTGCTATTAGGATTGTACATAAGGACATGGGCCATGCATGTAATCCTATATATATGGTACTAGATGCCCATAATACAATTGTGTTGTACACTATTAATATGAAGTGATACTAGGAACCCAGTAATGCTCTGTTGGTCAGAGCACTCGTAAGTGAGCTCATCAAAATGCCTAAGGAATGATTATGTCCTGCTATAAGTCACGCTGCACGTGGGGGCGGGAATAAGTGGGACTGCCTCAGCCCATCCCACTTAATCACCTTAGTGGGAACCCGTGGAAGAACAAGAAAAATAAGTGGACTATCCCATTTAGCccattgggaatccacttgaccaccAACTAGCATCCTCGTGAACATGGTCTTCCCGGGAAAAAAAGACAAACCATCAACGACACCGAGCTCTCACGGTGACAGAGTTCTAGCTAGCCGCCGCTCCTTCGACCTGCCTGTTAGCGACGCGCTGCTCTTTAGGCCACCCGTCTGCTCCCTTGCCGTTCGCCGCCCCTGGGCAGCACTCGGCTCACCGGACCATCACGACGTTGCCGCGAACACCCGAGCGCGCCAGCTCCCCCTCCATGGAGCGCACGAGTCCCACCACCGCGAACTTGGAGACGCTATACGGGTGCGGCATGAACTGGCATAGCACGCCGGCGATGTTGgccctgcagatggtgctgcccgcGCGGCGCGACACCATGACGCGGGTCGCCCCGACCATGACGCCCCGGGTGTTGATCGCCACGACGGCGTCGAAGTCCGTGAAGTCGAGCGCGCCCTGCTCGGGCCGCGCCATGGAGCCCACGATGCCGGCGTTGttgagcatgatgtccaaattaccgTGGCAGACCACGGCAAGGTCGATCACCGCGGCAACCTATGCCTCGTCGGTGACGTCGCAATGGGTGTACGAGGCGGAGTCGGCGCCGAGCTCGTCGCCAGGGCACGGCCCAGATCGTCCTGGACGTCGGCAGGACGACCTTGGCGCCGTTCCTGACGAACTCCGCCACTGCCGTGATGCCAATGCCATCAGCGGTGCCAGTATTCATGGCACCTTCCCAGCCAACCTCTGGCAGCTCGAGACCGTGGAGTAGCATGTAGAGCTAGTGACTGACCCATTAGCACAAACATTACTCTTACTCAGAACGTACAGCCTAGCCAGAACGATTTGACGCATCGTACATGAGGATGACCTGCATCACTCGAAACATGTTGCTGATCTTGTCCAGTCCTCTACTTGCTTAGTCTATGTGCGAAGGGAGGGACTTGGCGAAGTGGAATCCCACTTATTCCCAACTAATACACCTAAATTTTACTGGGTTCTTAGTTATCACCCACTAAACTTTGATGGGACTAAGTGGATTGTGGTGGGACACCCACATCCAGTCCCACCTGCAGCCTGAGCTATAAGGCAGCTGTTTGAGATGTTTGTAGAGACATATCTTGTGCCTTATTTCTAGCTTATAAAAATAGGCCTTCACTCGGTTTTCTAGCGAACAACAATGAAGCGACACCCATTAAAAAGGAAGAAGGCCCAGGCCTACAGACGTGCATTGGGTTGGGTTGCAGGGCGATGCCATTACATATGGTCACAAACTATCGAGGCCGAGCCCAAAAGCTCGAGAGTTGGGCGAACATGAAACGCAGACAGTGTGGCAAACCTGTAAATAGGACCATACCTCGATGGCGAAGCCCGAAACGCCCCTTAAAAATATCTGGCATCGGCTCGAACTCTGGAACCTTCAGTGGCCCCAATCTCGGACGACCAAAAACTCTATTTAGATATTTTTTTCCCACGTCCCCACGGGAATAAACACGCCTCCTTCCTGGCACCGGGCTCCCCCTCAAAATTCTCAAATCCACCAATCTCCCCCCCGTCTCCATCCCAATTCCATGGTGCAATAGCAGCTTAGCCGCGTTTTGTTTCCTCGCCGTCGCGCCGTCGACGGTCCGCCTGATCCCATGGACGCCTCCGCTGGAGCCGGATCCGGCAATGCCcctggcgccggcgccggcgccggcgcgtcaTCTTGCTGCTACTACGCCCTGCTCGGCATCCGTAAGAACGCCTCCTCCACCGACATACGCGCCGCCTACCGTCGGCTCGCCATGGTAGGCTCCTGTCCTCCGTCCCCCCGCGCGCGTGGGttcttgattggtttccttttcttgttCCTTTCGTCTGGTCGGAGGAACTGACGTGCTAATAATCCGATGTCTTGCTCTGACCGTCCAGAAGTGGCACCCGGATCGGTGGGCCAGCGACCCCGGCGCGACGGGCGAGGCGAAGCGGCGGTTCCAGCGGATCCAGGAGGCCTACTCCGGTAAGGCATCGCGAGCCTCCCATTAGCCCTAGCCCGCGCGAGGTTTTGATCGAATTCTTTGTCGGCGTTGCAGTTTTGTCCGACAAGGGGAAGAGGGCCATGTACGACGCTGGCCTCTTTGATCCCCTCGACGACGACGACCAGGTGGGCGCTCTGGTTTCTTTCCGTGCTTATTGTCCCGTCGATATTCTCTCGATTATTATATTATTGATTGAAAACAAGTGGGAAATTACCCGCTTCTGTCCCAGACCGACGTACAATGTCCCTAaaattttgctcttgttttggacggcCAGGATTTCTCGGACTTCATGCAGGAGATGCTAGTGATGATGGATAGCGTGAAAAACGAGGTAGGCGCGACCGCTGACCCAACTACCCCCGTGACACTAGTTTAATCGTGATTAAGTACCTTTGTTGAACAATTTGCTATTGCATCTCGTGCAGAAGCCGGACACGCTCGAAGACCTGCAGAAGATGCTAGATGACATAGTCAACGGCGACGGCGGTAGCCGCGCCACTGCTGGTGCTGGTggtagcggcggcggaggcggtggctgcggcggtCGCGTTCCACCGGAGGCCAACCGCAGAACTCGTGTCGCCCCTTACCCGCAGCCTTCGCGAAGGTGATGGACGCGCCGGTGCACGTGATGTGCACGCACCGCTGCGCTTGTAGGAGAGAGAtcagagcaagaagagagcaaccAGCGTGAAAAAAACCATTAGCAAATCAGAATT
This window encodes:
- the LOC119296365 gene encoding chaperone protein DnaJ-like isoform X2; this encodes MDASAGAGSGNAPGAGAGAGASSCCYYALLGIRKNASSTDIRAAYRRLAMKWHPDRWASDPGATGEAKRRFQRIQEAYSVLSDKGKRAMYDAGLFDPLDDDDQDFSDFMQEMLVMMDSVKNEPDTLEDLQKMLDDIVNGDGGSRATAGAGGSGGGGGGCGGRVPPEANRRTRVAPYPQPSRR
- the LOC119296365 gene encoding chaperone protein DnaJ-like isoform X1, coding for MDASAGAGSGNAPGAGAGAGASSCCYYALLGIRKNASSTDIRAAYRRLAMKWHPDRWASDPGATGEAKRRFQRIQEAYSVLSDKGKRAMYDAGLFDPLDDDDQDFSDFMQEMLVMMDSVKNEKPDTLEDLQKMLDDIVNGDGGSRATAGAGGSGGGGGGCGGRVPPEANRRTRVAPYPQPSRR